A region of Moorena producens PAL-8-15-08-1 DNA encodes the following proteins:
- a CDS encoding type IV pilus twitching motility protein PilT, giving the protein MTDQQPSPRIAPAPPPLNIASRAASAQGNQSRPAQPRAMAPRSSQAGAAVASRPRPVPTTGQNSATNVQAKPSANQHQKKPHSIGLPPGQSSLESIVREAFEKGVSDIHLGVGETPRFRSRGEMEPTQYPLTDHATFNCWLKEVMTDDEIRRFREELEFDGATQYEFSRVRINVFDSLLGPAMVLRIIPLKILTLEELRLPGILKDVCHYHKGLILVTGPTGSGKSTSMAAMIDYMNKDMARHIITIEDPIEFIHQSRKSLVKQREVGMHTRKFDRALKAALREDPDVILIGEMRDRETVNTALKAAQTGHLVMGTLHTNSAVKTIERILNLYNPEEQAPMRVAISEALVGVISQGLCRTTDGKRAAFHDILINTESIKDYILKGKYEEIEQLMAASEFDGMVTVNKSLFALYQEGRITEETALEKSPTPNEIAMMLRGRI; this is encoded by the coding sequence ATGACAGATCAACAGCCCTCACCCCGCATTGCACCAGCACCACCGCCTTTGAATATAGCGTCTAGAGCAGCATCTGCTCAAGGCAATCAATCGAGACCTGCACAACCAAGAGCCATGGCTCCAAGAAGCAGTCAAGCCGGTGCCGCAGTAGCCTCACGCCCTCGCCCTGTGCCCACAACAGGTCAGAATTCAGCCACTAACGTCCAAGCAAAACCATCAGCCAATCAGCACCAGAAGAAACCCCATAGCATCGGTCTGCCCCCTGGACAGTCAAGCTTAGAAAGCATTGTCCGTGAGGCCTTTGAGAAAGGAGTGTCTGATATTCATCTAGGTGTTGGTGAAACTCCCCGTTTCCGGAGTCGCGGTGAAATGGAGCCAACCCAATATCCACTCACAGATCACGCAACATTTAACTGTTGGCTCAAGGAAGTAATGACTGATGACGAAATCCGGCGCTTTAGAGAAGAGTTGGAATTTGATGGGGCAACTCAGTACGAGTTTAGTCGGGTCAGGATTAATGTCTTCGATAGCCTTCTTGGTCCTGCAATGGTCTTGCGGATTATTCCCCTAAAGATATTGACCCTTGAGGAGTTGCGGTTACCAGGAATCCTGAAAGATGTCTGTCACTACCATAAAGGTCTCATTTTGGTCACAGGTCCGACAGGTTCGGGAAAATCTACCAGCATGGCCGCCATGATCGACTATATGAACAAAGATATGGCGCGGCATATAATTACCATTGAAGACCCGATTGAATTTATCCACCAAAGTCGCAAATCTCTGGTTAAACAGCGGGAAGTAGGAATGCATACCCGTAAATTTGACCGGGCATTGAAAGCCGCTTTGCGGGAAGACCCTGATGTGATTCTGATTGGGGAAATGCGAGATCGAGAAACAGTAAATACAGCTCTCAAGGCTGCTCAAACGGGTCACTTGGTCATGGGGACTTTGCATACCAACAGTGCAGTGAAAACCATTGAGCGGATTCTCAATCTCTACAATCCAGAAGAACAGGCTCCCATGCGGGTGGCCATATCAGAAGCCCTAGTAGGAGTCATTTCCCAAGGGTTGTGCCGTACTACCGATGGCAAGCGTGCTGCGTTTCATGACATCCTGATTAATACTGAATCTATTAAGGATTACATCCTCAAGGGCAAATACGAAGAAATTGAACAACTGATGGCGGCCAGTGAATTTGACGGTATGGTTACCGTAAATAAATCCTTGTTCGCTCTTTACCAAGAGGGGCGTATTACTGAGGAAACTGCCTTAGAAAAGTCACCCACTCCCAACGAGATCGCAATGATGTTGCGCGGTCGGATCTAG
- a CDS encoding lasso peptide isopeptide bond-forming cyclase, whose translation MSGIVGIYYLDQEPIDRENIGQMLDILAHRGPDGADIWCEGSVGLGHRMLWTTPESLLEKLPLVNHSKNLVITADARIDNREELIVALELNHLPAEKITDSQLILAAYEKWGEQCPEKLLGDFAFAIWDKHKQILFCARDHVGVKPFYYYHQSGQGFIFASEIKALFCLPFVPKRLNEVRMADYVALMMEDKVITTYDEILRLPPAHTMVVSQSGIELNCYWSLDPNRQLILDSDEAYAEAFRDIFTEAVRCRLRSAFPVGSHLSGGLDSSSITCVARKLLAEAGDTQLHSFSNIFDKVTECDERPFINAVLEQGGLIPHYVHADQFGPLSDVDEIWQYEDEALLGPSHHYPWRLNQAAQQAGMRIVLDGLDGDNVVFHGVSRLTELAHQGEWETFVQEAEAFSEHFGNSPQSLIKHYSILHLKTLAKQFRWIAFAKAVYQIHKRFGISRKHLLLNHGLKALVPEAIKQLWRKWRRQDKLATSVAPLVNRNFAERIGMDQRIHALDKSDQPSLTVREDHWRNLSQGIFPLILEQLDRYNAAFSLEARHPFMDKRLLEFCLALPSEQKLYQGWSRMVLRRGMADILPKAVQWRGGKAHMGPNFIHGLLTVNRPVFDDVILNKLELIEGYVDTDFLRQVHRRMTSGGRVREKDCMTVWQGIILALWLDRTQVTP comes from the coding sequence ATGAGTGGCATTGTCGGGATTTACTACCTCGACCAAGAACCAATAGACCGGGAAAATATTGGGCAAATGTTAGATATCCTTGCCCACCGGGGACCCGACGGAGCAGATATCTGGTGCGAGGGGTCTGTTGGTCTCGGTCATCGGATGCTGTGGACTACCCCTGAATCGCTGCTGGAAAAGTTACCTTTAGTTAATCACTCCAAAAATTTAGTGATTACTGCTGATGCTCGGATTGATAATCGAGAGGAACTGATTGTTGCTCTAGAGTTGAACCACCTTCCAGCAGAAAAAATTACCGATAGCCAACTGATATTAGCAGCTTATGAAAAATGGGGAGAGCAGTGTCCAGAGAAACTATTAGGTGACTTTGCCTTCGCTATCTGGGATAAGCACAAGCAGATCCTCTTCTGTGCTAGAGACCATGTTGGGGTTAAGCCTTTCTATTACTATCACCAATCCGGTCAAGGGTTTATTTTTGCCTCCGAAATCAAAGCACTCTTCTGTTTACCCTTCGTGCCAAAGCGTCTTAACGAAGTTAGGATGGCTGACTATGTCGCCCTGATGATGGAAGACAAAGTCATCACCACCTATGACGAAATTCTACGGCTTCCTCCTGCTCACACCATGGTCGTTAGTCAGTCAGGGATAGAGCTAAACTGTTACTGGTCTTTGGACCCTAATCGTCAGCTGATCTTAGACTCAGACGAAGCCTATGCTGAAGCATTTCGTGACATCTTTACCGAAGCAGTTCGTTGTCGTCTTCGTAGTGCTTTTCCCGTTGGTTCTCACTTGAGCGGTGGATTAGATTCTTCCTCAATCACTTGTGTAGCGAGGAAACTACTAGCTGAAGCAGGAGATACTCAACTCCACAGCTTCTCCAACATTTTTGACAAAGTCACTGAATGTGATGAACGTCCCTTCATCAATGCTGTTTTAGAACAGGGTGGACTAATTCCCCACTATGTTCATGCTGACCAGTTTGGTCCGCTGTCAGACGTTGACGAGATTTGGCAGTATGAAGACGAAGCTTTACTTGGTCCAAGTCATCATTATCCTTGGCGACTGAATCAAGCTGCTCAGCAAGCAGGGATGCGAATTGTTTTAGATGGCCTCGATGGGGATAATGTCGTGTTTCATGGTGTGTCTAGACTGACAGAATTAGCCCATCAAGGAGAGTGGGAAACCTTTGTCCAGGAAGCTGAAGCATTTTCCGAACATTTTGGTAACTCACCCCAATCCCTAATTAAACACTACAGTATCCTACACCTAAAAACCCTCGCCAAGCAGTTTCGGTGGATTGCCTTTGCTAAAGCTGTATATCAGATTCACAAGCGTTTTGGCATTTCCCGTAAGCACCTGTTGCTCAATCATGGACTCAAGGCGTTAGTTCCGGAAGCAATCAAGCAACTTTGGCGAAAGTGGCGCAGACAAGACAAGTTAGCTACTTCTGTTGCACCTTTAGTTAACCGCAACTTTGCTGAACGCATTGGTATGGATCAGCGTATCCACGCATTGGACAAATCCGATCAACCATCACTCACAGTCAGAGAAGACCACTGGCGTAATCTAAGCCAAGGTATATTTCCCCTCATTCTAGAGCAGCTCGACCGCTACAATGCTGCATTTTCCCTCGAAGCTCGTCATCCCTTTATGGATAAGCGGCTACTTGAATTCTGTCTAGCACTACCTTCCGAGCAGAAACTCTACCAGGGATGGAGTCGGATGGTGTTGCGCCGTGGGATGGCTGATATATTACCAAAAGCTGTCCAATGGCGAGGAGGCAAAGCCCATATGGGTCCAAACTTTATTCACGGTCTGCTCACCGTAAATCGTCCGGTATTCGACGACGTGATCTTGAATAAGCTTGAACTCATTGAAGGGTACGTTGACACAGACTTTCTGAGACAAGTTCATCGACGCATGACCTCAGGAGGCAGGGTGCGAGAAAAAGACTGCATGACAGTCTGGCAGGGAATCATCTTGGCCTTGTGGCTTGACCGAACCCAAGTGACACCCTAA
- a CDS encoding RNA-guided endonuclease InsQ/TnpB family protein: protein MIILEFKAKGKKRQYSAIDEAIRTVQFIRNSCLRYWMDNKGVSKFDLNKYSAVLAKRFPFANALNSTARQSSAERAWSSIARFFDNCKKKVPGKKGFPKFQKNCRSVEYKQSGWKLSPDKKSITFRDKKGIGKLKLKGTWDLWRFDKKQIKRVRIVRRADGYYVQFCVSVDVKEQLEPADANIGLDVGLKDFYTDSRGNTELNPRFYRTGEKRLKFYQRRVYRKKKGSANRKKAINRLGRTHLKISRQREEHAKRLARSYRKKSAAFIVGRLCIKGDRFCCKAALF, encoded by the coding sequence ATGATCATTTTAGAATTCAAGGCCAAAGGGAAAAAGCGCCAATACTCTGCCATAGATGAGGCCATTCGGACAGTTCAATTTATTCGCAATAGTTGTCTCAGATATTGGATGGATAATAAAGGGGTTAGCAAATTTGACCTTAACAAGTATAGTGCCGTTCTTGCTAAAAGATTTCCTTTTGCTAACGCTTTGAATTCTACCGCCCGTCAGTCTAGTGCTGAGAGGGCATGGTCATCAATCGCCCGTTTCTTTGACAACTGCAAGAAGAAAGTACCTGGTAAAAAAGGCTTCCCTAAGTTCCAGAAGAATTGCCGCTCGGTGGAGTATAAACAGTCAGGCTGGAAGTTGTCCCCCGACAAAAAGTCGATAACGTTCAGGGACAAAAAGGGTATTGGGAAGCTTAAGCTCAAAGGTACATGGGACTTGTGGCGCTTTGATAAAAAACAAATTAAGCGAGTCAGGATAGTCCGTCGGGCTGATGGCTACTACGTTCAGTTTTGTGTTTCAGTTGATGTTAAAGAACAACTGGAACCTGCTGACGCCAACATTGGCTTAGATGTCGGACTAAAGGATTTTTATACTGATTCCAGAGGGAACACTGAACTTAATCCCCGATTTTATAGAACGGGAGAAAAACGCTTAAAGTTTTATCAACGTCGGGTTTACCGAAAAAAGAAAGGCTCTGCTAACCGAAAGAAAGCTATTAATAGACTAGGTAGGACACACCTCAAGATAAGCAGGCAACGTGAAGAGCATGCTAAGAGACTGGCTAGAAGTTACCGCAAGAAGAGTGCAGCCTTTATAGTTGGTAGGCTATGCATCAAAGGTGACAGGTTTTGTTGTAAGGCTGCACTCTTCTAA
- a CDS encoding lasso peptide biosynthesis B2 protein yields the protein MKRLRKFLRLTSRERQLVINTFILLGLIRLGLWLLPFHRLRRLLTKISQPSPQAQGVNQTNLSKIVGAVNLSSRYMPGGVKCLARALTTQVLMSRCGYSPQLRIGVAKGEGGKLEAHAWVENQGQVVIGYLTDLSRFTPLPSFKGGKL from the coding sequence ATGAAGCGGTTGCGTAAGTTCTTGCGCCTTACTAGTAGAGAACGTCAACTTGTGATTAACACGTTCATCTTACTAGGATTAATCAGACTAGGGCTATGGTTACTACCATTTCACAGATTGCGGCGACTGCTAACAAAAATCAGTCAGCCATCACCTCAAGCTCAAGGCGTAAACCAAACTAACCTAAGCAAAATTGTCGGAGCTGTTAATCTTAGCAGTCGCTACATGCCAGGTGGTGTCAAGTGTTTAGCTAGAGCATTAACCACACAAGTACTGATGAGTCGCTGTGGTTACTCCCCTCAACTCAGAATTGGTGTTGCCAAAGGGGAGGGAGGAAAGTTAGAAGCTCATGCATGGGTGGAAAACCAGGGACAGGTTGTGATCGGCTATCTCACAGACCTTTCACGGTTTACCCCACTACCATCGTTTAAAGGAGGCAAACTATGA
- a CDS encoding RNA-guided endonuclease InsQ/TnpB family protein has translation MTGFVVRLHSSKVSSPARCVIRSNDLIAYEDLRVENLVKNHCLAKSINDAGWYQFRKWLEHFGEKFGRVTVAVNPAYTSQDCSSCGEVVKKSLSTRTHVCKCGCQLDRDHNAAINILVRALSTVGHTGTWILDPNASGDLASTLSGSGLIEQVDSLIEESPRL, from the coding sequence GTGACAGGTTTTGTTGTAAGGCTGCACTCTTCTAAGGTTTCGTCTCCGGCACGCTGCGTAATTCGGTCTAACGACTTGATCGCCTACGAAGACTTGAGAGTTGAAAATTTAGTAAAAAACCACTGTCTCGCCAAATCTATTAATGACGCGGGTTGGTATCAGTTTAGGAAATGGTTGGAGCATTTTGGTGAGAAGTTTGGCAGAGTAACTGTTGCAGTTAATCCTGCCTATACAAGCCAAGATTGTTCCAGTTGTGGCGAGGTTGTGAAAAAATCTTTGTCAACTCGAACCCATGTCTGTAAATGTGGGTGTCAGCTTGATCGTGACCATAATGCCGCCATCAACATACTGGTAAGAGCCTTGAGTACTGTGGGGCACACAGGAACTTGGATCTTAGATCCGAACGCTTCAGGAGATTTGGCCTCTACTCTTTCTGGTTCCGGCCTGATTGAGCAAGTTGACTCGTTGATTGAAGAATCCCCGCGTCTTTAG
- a CDS encoding circadian clock KaiB family protein, with protein MLDETPSPQLFKGIAIFTPGEDLVYSIDFNKQSHWHLHLCASLQEILGLPEPPHFLVPGYTATIDRWIDPQTNQLRMSAEIHWLVQHHQALLNAVFGTDNLIWQVAPWEEESCDPAVLETYRNQFPQLWQNHDLILRIDRPEPLSYSDTEEVLPERVTKQNSGRWPSQEHLRAMEKLPGLSKSATDSTDSLTATDVTKPDSLSRMSLPDVSHSQAQPTHSYVLRLFVSGHSSETEYTLKSLYQLLENHLGHPYTLKIIDVFKHPELAETDQISATPTLLRVWPEPVRRIIGDLNDIDQVLQRLTSNIVDSSALQQ; from the coding sequence ATGCTGGATGAAACCCCCTCCCCCCAACTGTTTAAAGGTATTGCTATATTTACACCAGGGGAAGATCTAGTGTATAGCATTGACTTTAATAAGCAGAGTCACTGGCACCTGCATCTGTGTGCGAGTTTACAGGAAATACTGGGGTTACCAGAGCCACCTCATTTTTTAGTCCCTGGATATACTGCCACCATTGATCGGTGGATTGACCCTCAAACCAATCAGTTGCGTATGTCAGCAGAAATTCATTGGTTGGTGCAACATCATCAGGCATTGTTAAATGCAGTATTTGGCACTGACAACCTGATTTGGCAAGTAGCCCCTTGGGAGGAAGAGTCCTGTGACCCGGCGGTGCTAGAAACTTATCGCAATCAGTTTCCCCAACTCTGGCAAAACCATGACTTGATCCTGCGCATTGACCGCCCAGAGCCATTATCCTACTCTGATACAGAAGAGGTTTTGCCAGAAAGGGTTACTAAGCAAAACTCTGGGAGATGGCCATCTCAGGAGCATTTGAGAGCTATGGAAAAGCTGCCGGGTTTATCTAAGTCTGCCACTGATAGTACAGACTCACTGACTGCCACCGATGTCACCAAACCTGATTCTTTATCCAGGATGTCCCTGCCTGATGTGTCTCACTCCCAGGCACAACCTACCCATAGCTATGTCCTGCGTTTGTTCGTTTCCGGACATAGTTCAGAGACTGAGTATACTCTCAAGAGTCTATACCAGTTATTAGAGAATCATTTAGGTCATCCCTATACCCTAAAAATTATTGATGTTTTCAAGCACCCAGAACTGGCAGAAACTGATCAGATATCGGCTACACCAACACTACTCAGAGTATGGCCCGAGCCTGTCCGGCGGATTATCGGTGATTTGAATGATATTGATCAGGTATTGCAGAGATTAACCAGCAATATTGTTGACTCCTCAGCACTTCAGCAATAA
- a CDS encoding lasso peptide produces the protein MDKSYATPEMMVHGTIEDITQFGGPRGTLDVLIFNGDLNNPQATSDGSSSLDCDNNNNCDPFKLQ, from the coding sequence ATGGACAAGAGCTACGCTACTCCAGAGATGATGGTTCACGGCACCATTGAGGATATCACCCAATTCGGTGGACCTCGTGGGACGTTAGATGTGCTGATTTTCAATGGTGATTTGAATAATCCCCAGGCTACATCAGATGGCTCAAGCAGCCTAGACTGCGATAACAATAATAATTGTGATCCGTTCAAACTACAGTAA
- the crtD gene encoding C-3',4' desaturase CrtD, with the protein MVSTQGGKGKVEYPKKEFPQKKVQKKVVVIGAGIGGLTAGALLARRGYHVVILDQALVPGGCASTFKRRGFTFDVGATQVAGLEPGGIHKRIFDELEVDLPAATPCDPACAVFLPGETEPINIWRNPEQWKTERQRQFPGSEPFWQLMATLFNASWKFQSRDPVLPPRNVWDLWQLTSAVRPDTLITLPFTFMTVADGLRGYGLYDNKRLKTFLDMQLKLYSQVDVDQTALLYAATALGVSQEPQGLFHLQGSMQVLSDRLVEALEKWGGKLLMRHTVEQIETSAGKATGVSIRNQKTGEVWTEPADEVVANVTVQNLVKLLGNNLQTLPKTSMAGYSMAGYKYRVDKLPPPSGAFVIYLGVDKRAIPDGCPPHLQFLYDYDGPIGENNSLFISVSKPGDGRAPEGKATITASSFTDAAMWWRGSQQDYDRLKAEYTENAIARLSQYFDLTPETIIHQEAATPRTFARYTAREQGIVGGIGQRIPTFGPFGFATRTPCKSLWLVGDSTHPGEGTAGVSYSALTAVRQIET; encoded by the coding sequence ATGGTAAGCACTCAGGGCGGTAAAGGTAAGGTAGAATACCCCAAGAAAGAATTCCCGCAGAAAAAAGTCCAGAAAAAAGTAGTAGTAATCGGCGCAGGGATTGGTGGACTAACCGCTGGAGCACTCCTCGCTCGCCGAGGCTACCATGTTGTAATACTAGACCAAGCCCTAGTACCAGGAGGATGCGCCTCTACCTTCAAACGTCGGGGCTTTACCTTCGATGTTGGTGCGACCCAGGTAGCTGGCTTGGAACCTGGTGGCATTCACAAACGCATCTTTGATGAACTGGAAGTAGACCTGCCAGCCGCTACCCCCTGTGACCCTGCTTGTGCCGTATTTCTTCCTGGTGAAACTGAACCGATTAACATCTGGCGTAACCCGGAGCAATGGAAAACAGAACGACAACGCCAGTTTCCCGGTAGTGAACCCTTCTGGCAACTAATGGCAACCTTATTCAATGCCAGTTGGAAGTTCCAATCCCGTGACCCAGTGCTACCACCTCGTAATGTATGGGATTTGTGGCAACTAACCTCAGCAGTGCGTCCGGATACCTTAATTACCCTACCCTTTACCTTCATGACCGTAGCGGATGGGTTACGAGGATATGGGTTATATGACAATAAGCGTCTGAAAACCTTTCTGGATATGCAGCTCAAGCTTTATTCTCAAGTGGATGTTGATCAGACAGCACTGTTGTATGCTGCAACAGCCTTAGGAGTTTCCCAGGAACCCCAAGGGTTATTTCATCTCCAAGGTAGTATGCAAGTGTTAAGCGATCGCTTAGTAGAAGCCCTGGAAAAATGGGGGGGTAAGCTACTAATGCGCCATACCGTTGAACAAATCGAAACATCAGCTGGTAAAGCTACTGGTGTTTCGATTCGCAATCAGAAAACTGGGGAAGTTTGGACAGAACCAGCGGATGAGGTAGTTGCCAATGTTACGGTACAAAACCTAGTCAAATTATTAGGTAATAATCTACAGACGTTGCCTAAAACCTCGATGGCAGGCTACTCGATGGCAGGCTATAAGTATCGAGTCGATAAGTTACCTCCACCATCCGGTGCGTTTGTCATCTATCTTGGGGTAGATAAACGCGCAATTCCTGATGGTTGTCCTCCCCATCTTCAGTTTCTCTATGACTACGATGGACCAATTGGCGAGAATAATTCCTTGTTTATTTCGGTGAGTAAGCCAGGAGATGGACGAGCACCAGAGGGAAAAGCTACCATTACTGCCTCATCCTTTACCGATGCTGCCATGTGGTGGCGGGGATCCCAGCAAGACTATGACCGCTTAAAGGCAGAGTATACAGAAAATGCGATCGCACGTCTTAGTCAATACTTTGATTTAACACCAGAGACCATCATTCACCAAGAAGCAGCAACCCCTCGCACCTTTGCCCGTTATACTGCCAGAGAACAAGGCATTGTCGGAGGGATAGGGCAACGGATACCCACCTTTGGACCCTTTGGCTTTGCTACTCGCACACCTTGCAAAAGTTTGTGGTTAGTAGGAGATTCAACTCATCCAGGAGAAGGAACAGCTGGGGTCAGTTATTCTGCCCTTACCGCTGTACGGCAGATTGAGACATGA
- a CDS encoding ABC transporter ATP-binding protein translates to MGAGKTLRTKIQQTLRLLPALRLVWQSSPFWTVARVGLLLVQGILPLLSIYLTKLIIDTVTDGLLNADKQAVFRDVLLFLILAGTVTLVTTLLNSLGEVVNTAHSQRVTDYMQGIIQDKSLEADLEYYENPRYYDTLQRAQQEAPYRPPRVLNRLTQIAQNSISLLAMVSLLLSLHWGIAGILFIAAMPAMVVRVKYSRVIYRWQRKKTPMERQSMYLGYMLTSDQFAKEIRLFDLGVFFTDWYRRIREQLYKEKVAIATGRSFANFGAQAVAGMLIFSVYGFIVYQTVHGDLRLGDLVLYHQALQRGQNNIRALLTSISGLYEDNLFLGNLYEFLDLKPNVVEPTYPKPIPHSMSRGIVFDHVSFQYGTTTRKALTNINLTVRPGETIALVGENGSGKTTLIKLLCRLYDPTAGSITIDGIDIRNFKIADLRRQISVIFQDYAKYNFTAKENIWLADIDLPRDHETIIDAARRSGADEVITSLPQGYNTMLGKLFDQGEELSIGQWQKIALARAFLRDSQVIVLDEPTSAMDPKAEYEVFMKFRELIEDQAAILITHRLSTVKMADRIYVMDQGSIVESGTHAELMQLDGTYAHLFETQAKNYR, encoded by the coding sequence ATGGGAGCAGGCAAAACTTTAAGAACAAAAATCCAGCAAACATTACGCCTTTTGCCTGCACTGCGTCTAGTCTGGCAAAGCAGTCCCTTTTGGACAGTAGCTCGCGTAGGACTTTTGCTGGTTCAGGGGATATTACCTCTACTATCAATTTATCTTACCAAATTAATAATTGATACCGTAACTGACGGATTACTTAATGCTGATAAACAAGCCGTCTTTCGTGATGTTTTACTTTTCCTAATCTTAGCCGGTACAGTTACGCTTGTTACTACTCTTTTGAACTCGTTAGGTGAAGTAGTCAATACTGCTCATTCTCAGCGAGTGACTGACTACATGCAAGGGATTATTCAGGATAAATCCCTAGAAGCTGACTTAGAGTACTACGAAAATCCCCGATACTACGATACATTACAAAGAGCTCAACAAGAAGCGCCCTACCGACCGCCCCGAGTTCTAAATCGTCTCACACAGATAGCTCAAAATAGTATTTCCTTGTTAGCGATGGTGAGTTTATTACTCTCTCTCCATTGGGGAATTGCTGGAATTTTATTTATTGCTGCCATGCCCGCTATGGTGGTGCGAGTAAAATACTCTCGGGTTATCTATCGTTGGCAGCGTAAAAAAACACCCATGGAACGGCAATCCATGTATTTGGGTTATATGCTAACCTCAGACCAGTTTGCTAAAGAAATTCGCTTGTTTGATTTAGGGGTTTTCTTTACTGACTGGTATCGTCGCATCCGAGAGCAACTTTATAAAGAAAAAGTAGCCATTGCCACTGGACGCTCCTTTGCTAACTTTGGTGCTCAAGCCGTTGCAGGAATGTTAATCTTTTCTGTCTATGGCTTTATTGTCTATCAAACTGTTCATGGAGATTTGCGATTAGGAGATTTAGTGCTGTATCACCAAGCGTTGCAGCGGGGACAAAATAATATTCGAGCGTTACTAACTAGTATATCTGGTCTTTATGAAGATAACCTATTCTTAGGTAACCTCTACGAATTTCTGGATCTAAAACCTAACGTTGTTGAACCAACTTATCCCAAACCAATTCCCCACTCCATGAGCCGTGGTATTGTTTTCGATCATGTTAGTTTCCAATACGGTACTACAACTCGTAAGGCACTTACAAACATTAACCTGACGGTGCGACCAGGAGAAACTATCGCCCTAGTAGGAGAAAACGGTTCCGGTAAAACAACCTTAATTAAACTCTTGTGTCGTTTGTACGATCCAACTGCTGGCAGCATCACCATTGATGGGATTGATATCCGCAATTTTAAAATAGCTGACTTACGCCGCCAAATCAGTGTGATTTTCCAAGACTACGCTAAATATAATTTCACAGCTAAGGAAAATATCTGGTTAGCGGACATTGATTTACCACGAGATCACGAAACAATTATTGATGCTGCTCGTCGTTCTGGTGCTGATGAGGTTATCACTAGTTTGCCCCAAGGGTATAATACCATGTTGGGGAAATTATTTGACCAAGGGGAAGAACTTAGTATTGGTCAATGGCAGAAAATAGCCTTAGCACGAGCTTTTTTACGAGACTCTCAGGTGATTGTATTAGATGAGCCTACCTCTGCTATGGATCCGAAGGCAGAATACGAGGTATTTATGAAATTCCGCGAACTGATCGAAGATCAAGCTGCTATTTTGATCACCCATCGCTTATCTACTGTAAAAATGGCTGACCGGATCTATGTGATGGACCAAGGTTCAATTGTAGAAAGCGGTACCCATGCGGAACTGATGCAGTTAGATGGTACTTATGCCCATTTGTTTGAAACTCAAGCTAAAAATTATCGCTAA
- a CDS encoding PqqD family peptide modification chaperone, with protein MSLDCTISQSSIVVAAQEQLSSDIGGEAIILDMKSGVYYGLNTVGASIWNLIQEPKTLDEIRNALLAEYEVEPEKCDRDLLALLQEFAAVGLIEVKDEAVA; from the coding sequence ATGAGTTTGGATTGTACTATCTCACAATCTTCAATTGTAGTAGCAGCTCAAGAGCAACTATCTTCTGATATTGGAGGAGAGGCAATCATCCTCGACATGAAGTCCGGAGTTTACTATGGCTTGAATACCGTAGGTGCTAGCATCTGGAATCTGATCCAGGAACCGAAAACCTTAGACGAAATTCGGAATGCACTGCTAGCAGAGTACGAAGTTGAGCCGGAAAAATGCGATCGCGATCTGTTGGCATTACTCCAAGAATTTGCAGCAGTTGGGCTAATTGAGGTAAAAGATGAAGCGGTTGCGTAA
- a CDS encoding lasso peptide, giving the protein MLKTYTTPEMIVHGSIEELTEISGPDRIADVLIFNGDLANPAASSDDSMSLDCDNNGNCDPFKLEDRQ; this is encoded by the coding sequence ATGCTAAAAACCTACACTACACCAGAAATGATTGTTCACGGTTCTATTGAGGAGCTGACTGAAATCAGTGGTCCTGATCGGATTGCAGATGTCCTAATTTTCAATGGTGATTTGGCTAATCCTGCGGCTTCATCAGATGATTCAATGAGCCTGGACTGCGATAACAATGGTAATTGTGATCCGTTCAAACTAGAAGACCGTCAGTAA
- a CDS encoding lasso peptide, whose amino-acid sequence MLKTYTTPEMIVHGSIEELTEISGPDRMADVLIFNGDLNNPAAQSDDSSSLDCDNNGNCSPFQLP is encoded by the coding sequence ATGCTAAAAACCTACACTACACCAGAAATGATTGTTCACGGTTCTATTGAAGAGCTCACCGAAATCAGTGGACCTGATCGGATGGCAGATGTCCTGATTTTCAATGGTGATTTGAATAATCCCGCAGCTCAATCCGATGACTCAAGCAGCCTAGACTGCGATAACAATGGTAATTGTTCTCCGTTCCAACTACCGTAA